The Acidicapsa acidisoli genome contains a region encoding:
- a CDS encoding GNAT family N-acetyltransferase codes for MGLNPKRCVVKLVIFGEQVAEDVTIRAVLRTDYSQWRALWEGYNEFYGRSGSTALPEEITQMTWARFFDAYEPVHALVAEQEDKLVGLVHYLFHRTTLSIAPTCYLHDLFTVPSLRGKGVGQKLIHAVYGQAKLAGSTRVYWLTHETNSTARKLYDRVADLSGFIVYRKSME; via the coding sequence TTGGGTTTGAATCCGAAACGTTGCGTGGTTAAATTGGTCATCTTTGGAGAGCAAGTGGCAGAAGATGTAACGATCCGCGCCGTTCTTCGCACGGATTATTCTCAGTGGCGTGCTCTCTGGGAGGGCTATAACGAGTTTTATGGCCGCTCGGGTTCGACGGCTCTGCCGGAAGAAATCACGCAGATGACATGGGCGCGTTTTTTCGACGCCTATGAGCCGGTTCATGCACTTGTGGCGGAACAAGAAGACAAGCTGGTCGGTCTTGTTCATTATCTTTTTCATCGCACCACGCTTTCGATCGCTCCGACGTGTTATCTGCACGATCTTTTCACTGTCCCGTCGCTGCGAGGCAAGGGAGTTGGTCAAAAACTGATCCATGCGGTCTATGGGCAGGCAAAACTTGCCGGTTCGACGAGGGTGTACTGGCTGACTCACGAAACCAATAGCACTGCCAGAAAACTCTATGATCGGGTGGCTGACCTTTCCGGGTTTATCGTTTATCGGAAAAGCATGGAATAG
- a CDS encoding alkaline phosphatase family protein, producing MRAKTLVLAGVVAAVTLTSSIWGMAEEKGRIGSRNIKHVVLLSIDGMHEVDFYNCTHGIAGANGGDPYCPNLAELGRRGISYVGATSSKPSDSFPGLTALITGGTPKTTGIYYDVAYDRSLDAPAVATASGLAAGPCTPYGIPTGTTTDNTQGIDIDATKLNGGAPGASLTDGTAASIDYKRLVRDPQTGCLPVWPWQFIRTNTIFGVVHKAGGYTAWIDKRPSYAFVNGPGDGKNVDDLYVPEVASNVVPLPGVKTALGVSCATVRDTSALSGWTSSFLNVQCYDALRVKALLNEIEGKTHTGAPSVTPAVFGMNFQSVYYGQSLNEPGVGAGGYKNAAAVPSEELLSEIEFVDASIGDIVNALKDRGIYDETLVIVTAKHGESPIDPTRYVADGANTPATLLGTAIPFSESPLNPTGIGATEDDVSVLWLKKGESVTAAVDLLEANATALGLGEILYGPTLAPNYHIGGLEPGQDPRSPDIIVTPNLGITYSGSTAMIGDHGGFAHDDTNVMLLVANPHFRAKTVSAETATTQVAPTILKALGLDPNELDAVRAEGTQILPDVLEELEK from the coding sequence ATGAGAGCAAAAACGCTTGTACTGGCTGGTGTTGTGGCGGCGGTCACGTTGACCTCGTCTATATGGGGAATGGCGGAAGAAAAGGGCAGAATTGGTTCACGCAATATCAAGCATGTGGTGCTGCTCAGCATTGACGGCATGCACGAGGTGGATTTCTATAACTGCACTCACGGTATCGCGGGTGCGAACGGCGGCGATCCGTACTGCCCCAATCTGGCGGAGCTTGGTCGCCGAGGAATCAGCTATGTGGGTGCTACGTCGTCGAAGCCCTCCGACTCCTTCCCAGGATTGACCGCGCTGATTACCGGCGGAACTCCCAAGACAACCGGCATCTACTACGACGTGGCTTATGACCGCTCGCTCGACGCGCCGGCAGTAGCGACGGCCAGCGGACTGGCGGCAGGTCCATGCACGCCTTACGGGATACCCACCGGGACGACGACCGACAACACCCAGGGCATCGATATCGACGCGACCAAGTTGAACGGCGGCGCGCCGGGCGCTAGCCTGACCGACGGCACGGCTGCTTCCATTGACTACAAGAGGCTGGTGCGAGACCCGCAGACAGGCTGCTTGCCAGTGTGGCCCTGGCAGTTCATCCGGACCAACACGATCTTTGGCGTGGTCCACAAGGCAGGCGGGTACACGGCGTGGATCGACAAGCGTCCGTCGTACGCGTTCGTGAACGGGCCCGGCGACGGCAAAAATGTGGACGACCTGTATGTGCCCGAAGTGGCGTCGAACGTGGTTCCGCTGCCCGGCGTCAAGACCGCGCTGGGCGTTTCCTGCGCCACGGTTCGGGATACGTCAGCTCTGTCCGGATGGACGAGCAGTTTCCTGAACGTGCAATGTTATGACGCGCTGCGCGTGAAAGCGCTGTTGAATGAGATCGAAGGCAAGACGCACACCGGAGCGCCGTCGGTTACGCCAGCCGTCTTCGGCATGAACTTCCAGTCGGTCTACTATGGGCAATCGTTAAATGAGCCGGGCGTCGGCGCGGGTGGATATAAGAACGCGGCGGCCGTGCCCAGCGAAGAGTTGCTGAGCGAGATCGAGTTTGTAGACGCCTCGATCGGCGACATCGTCAACGCGCTCAAGGACCGGGGCATCTACGACGAGACGCTGGTTATCGTTACGGCAAAGCATGGCGAGTCGCCCATCGACCCCACGCGGTACGTGGCCGACGGAGCCAATACACCGGCAACGCTGCTGGGCACTGCCATTCCCTTCTCGGAGTCGCCGCTCAACCCAACCGGCATCGGCGCAACAGAAGACGATGTATCCGTCCTGTGGCTGAAAAAGGGCGAAAGCGTCACCGCAGCCGTGGATTTGCTCGAAGCCAACGCAACAGCGCTCGGACTGGGGGAGATTTTGTATGGGCCGACCCTGGCGCCGAACTATCACATCGGCGGTCTCGAGCCTGGCCAAGACCCGCGAAGCCCGGACATCATCGTAACGCCGAATCTGGGAATCACGTACTCGGGCAGCACCGCGATGATCGGCGACCACGGCGGATTCGCGCATGACGATACCAATGTCATGCTTCTGGTTGCCAATCCACACTTCCGGGCAAAGACGGTATCGGCCGAGACCGCGACCACCCAGGTTGCGCCGACGATCCTGAAGGCGCTGGGGCTGGATCCGAACGAACTGGATGCGGTGAGAGCCGAGGGCACGCAAATTCTGCCTGATGTCCTGGAGGAACTCGAAAAGTAG
- the thrC gene encoding threonine synthase: MTTAYELRCRECGKSYGNQPLSICDECFSPLEVDFDLDYARSRFTRDAIAAGPLNMWRYRALLPVSDTYIPTTPAGMTPLMAAPRLAKRIGATNLYIKNDAVCLPTLSFKDRVVAVALANAQAFGFDTVGCSSTGNLANAVAAGAARLGLKTYILVPSDLEPAKILNTQVYGATLIRIDGNYDHCNRLCSQIAEKYNWGFVNVNLRPYYAEGSKSVGFEIAEQLGWRLPDNVVVPMAGGSLITKIRKAFKELVTLGLVEDKPVKFFGAQATGCSPISTAVKGGADNIEPQRPNTIARSLAIGNPADGPYAIRVIRDSGGWAEDVSDVEIVSAIQELAETEGVFTETAGGVTTAVTARLYAHGRIKPDELTVSCITGNGLKTTDVLQGAYAQDAAVRPRMSDFAAYLEEQEGRAAGLAGAVYVG; encoded by the coding sequence TTGACTACGGCCTACGAACTGCGATGTCGGGAGTGCGGCAAGAGCTACGGGAATCAGCCGCTCTCTATCTGCGATGAGTGTTTTTCTCCACTGGAAGTCGATTTTGACCTGGATTACGCGCGCAGCCGGTTCACGCGCGATGCGATTGCCGCCGGTCCGTTGAATATGTGGCGCTATCGGGCGCTGCTGCCGGTTTCTGATACTTATATTCCAACCACGCCTGCGGGCATGACTCCGCTGATGGCCGCTCCAAGGCTCGCGAAGCGGATCGGGGCAACGAATCTCTACATCAAGAATGACGCTGTCTGCCTGCCGACCCTGAGCTTCAAGGATCGCGTGGTGGCCGTGGCGCTGGCCAATGCGCAGGCCTTTGGATTCGATACGGTCGGCTGCTCTTCGACGGGCAACCTGGCCAACGCGGTCGCTGCCGGCGCGGCGCGGTTGGGGTTGAAGACGTACATCCTCGTGCCTTCCGATCTGGAACCGGCGAAGATCTTGAATACCCAGGTCTATGGCGCTACTTTAATCCGGATTGATGGCAATTATGACCATTGCAACCGGCTCTGTTCGCAGATCGCGGAGAAGTACAACTGGGGCTTTGTCAACGTGAATCTGCGACCGTATTACGCCGAGGGCTCGAAGTCGGTTGGGTTCGAGATTGCCGAGCAGCTTGGCTGGCGGTTGCCGGATAACGTCGTTGTTCCCATGGCGGGCGGGTCGCTGATTACCAAGATTCGCAAGGCTTTCAAGGAACTCGTCACTCTTGGGCTGGTCGAAGACAAGCCGGTGAAGTTCTTCGGCGCTCAGGCGACCGGATGCTCGCCGATTTCGACGGCGGTAAAAGGCGGCGCAGACAACATCGAGCCGCAGAGGCCGAATACGATTGCTCGCTCGCTGGCGATCGGCAACCCGGCGGATGGGCCATATGCGATTCGCGTGATTCGGGATTCTGGCGGCTGGGCCGAGGATGTTTCGGATGTGGAGATTGTCTCGGCGATCCAGGAACTGGCCGAGACCGAGGGCGTGTTTACGGAGACTGCAGGCGGCGTGACGACGGCGGTCACAGCGCGGCTCTATGCGCATGGGCGCATCAAGCCCGATGAGCTGACAGTGAGCTGCATCACCGGCAACGGGCTGAAGACGACCGATGTATTGCAGGGAGCATATGCACAGGATGCTGCGGTTCGTCCGCGCATGTCGGACTTTGCGGCCTATTTAGAAGAACAGGAAGGCCGGGCGGCTGGCTTGGCGGGAGCGGTGTATGTCGGTTAA
- a CDS encoding MoaD/ThiS family protein, translating into MSVKVLLPNAFQKHTNNVREIDTAAANLPELVKDLEGRFPALRQHLRGEDGQVRKFINFYVNEEDIRFLGNEKYAFQDGDEVLVIPSIAGG; encoded by the coding sequence ATGTCGGTTAAGGTTTTGTTGCCCAATGCATTTCAGAAGCACACCAACAACGTGCGGGAGATCGATACGGCTGCTGCCAATCTGCCGGAACTCGTCAAGGATCTGGAAGGGCGTTTTCCGGCGCTGCGCCAGCATTTGCGCGGCGAAGACGGACAGGTGCGCAAGTTCATTAACTTCTATGTGAATGAAGAAGACATTCGCTTCCTGGGCAATGAGAAGTACGCCTTTCAGGACGGGGATGAGGTGCTGGTGATTCCTTCGATCGCCGGTGGTTGA
- a CDS encoding LacI family DNA-binding transcriptional regulator — protein MSRKGSRTTVSSKPDIRTVAALAKVSIATVSRTINSSPAVSQKLSQRVWQAIEELNYFPNTHARSLVSGRSRILGIIVENITNPFFPELISSFEEIAVAHGYEILVSSTNINSASQLTSCVRRMLERKVEGVAVLTFGSEESVLDQLSIHNMPIVLAEFHLDDPKVSTILLDYSAGIHAAVAHLVQLGHTRIGFLAGPHTLHSAITRLEAFQQTMREANLKVHKSWIIECDHTLKGGVAGFGKLMALHSRPTALICSNDMTAIGVLRAVYMAGLRVPEDLSVIGLDDIDFAEFTLPPLTTIRLSRQELAKAAFDALRLQAENAANSANGSVIQREFLVSTSLVVRGSTAPPAAENSKTPAKN, from the coding sequence GTGAGCCGAAAAGGAAGCCGCACCACCGTTTCCAGCAAACCAGACATCCGAACCGTGGCCGCGCTCGCCAAGGTTTCGATCGCCACGGTCTCCCGCACCATCAACTCCTCTCCGGCTGTCAGCCAGAAGCTCTCCCAGCGAGTCTGGCAGGCCATCGAGGAGCTGAACTACTTCCCTAACACCCACGCACGGAGCCTGGTCTCAGGCCGCAGCCGCATCCTGGGCATTATTGTCGAAAACATTACCAATCCGTTCTTCCCGGAACTGATCTCCAGTTTCGAAGAAATCGCCGTCGCCCACGGCTACGAAATTCTGGTCAGCTCCACTAACATCAACAGCGCCAGCCAGCTCACAAGCTGCGTCCGCCGCATGCTGGAGCGCAAAGTCGAAGGCGTCGCCGTACTCACTTTCGGCAGCGAAGAGTCGGTCCTCGACCAGCTCTCGATCCACAACATGCCCATTGTCCTCGCCGAGTTCCACTTGGACGACCCCAAAGTCAGCACCATCCTGCTCGACTACTCGGCAGGCATTCATGCCGCAGTGGCTCACCTGGTTCAGCTCGGCCACACCCGCATCGGCTTCCTTGCTGGGCCGCATACGCTGCACTCCGCGATCACACGCCTCGAAGCCTTCCAGCAGACCATGCGGGAAGCTAATCTCAAGGTCCATAAGAGCTGGATCATCGAGTGCGACCATACGCTCAAAGGGGGCGTCGCCGGTTTCGGCAAACTGATGGCGCTCCACAGCCGTCCAACTGCCCTCATCTGCTCCAACGACATGACAGCCATCGGCGTCCTGCGCGCTGTCTACATGGCAGGCCTGCGCGTGCCGGAAGATCTTTCGGTGATCGGCCTAGACGACATCGACTTTGCCGAATTCACGCTGCCTCCGCTCACCACCATCCGCCTCTCGCGGCAGGAGCTGGCCAAAGCCGCATTCGACGCCTTGCGTCTGCAAGCTGAAAATGCAGCCAACTCCGCCAACGGTTCGGTGATCCAGCGCGAGTTCCTGGTTTCGACCAGCCTCGTCGTTCGCGGTTCGACGGCCCCGCCTGCTGCGGAAAACTCCAAAACACCCGCCAAGAACTAA
- the metH gene encoding methionine synthase, whose product MNGAVVSVPKPLRLSGSQPFTQQAGVYIMIGERTNVAGSPKFARLIKEGKYEEAVSVARQQVENGANVLDICMDEGMIDGVTAMTRFLQLLASEPEVAKVPFMVDSSKWEVIKAGLKCLQGKGIVNSISLKEGEEKFRHNAATVLKYGAAAVVMAFDEQGQAATYEDKIRICKRAYEILLEVGFPPEDIIFDPNILTVATGMEEHNNYAVDFINATRWIKANLPHAKVSGGVSNISFSFRGNNKVREAMHSAFLYHAIAAGMDMGIVNAGMLEVYEEIEPELKVLVEDVLLNRRPDATERLVEFGESLKHVGAVASEKKAEEWRGGTVEERLSHALVKGIDAYIEIDTEEARAKLGRPLLVIEGPLMDGMSVVGDLFGAGKMFLPQVVKSARVMKKAVAYLTPFMEAEKLEMEAAGHVVKAQGKIVLATVKGDVHDIGKNIVGVVLACNNYEVIDMGVMVPCEKILERAKAEKADLIGLSGLITPSLDEMVHVAKEMERQGFKLPLLIGGATTSRAHTAVKIAPHYSEPVIHVLDASRAVPVTTSLLSEDGKAAFVAEHRAGYEALRKAHASPRPKLVSLETARARRTPIEWRVEDLPVPEFTGVRVLDNFPLATLREYIDWTPFFHTWGLKGVYPRILDHEEQGAQARQIFTEGNALLDRIVKEQLIVARGVYGLFPASAVGDDVEVYTDGTRTKTLTRFHFLRQQNDREGGEPCRSLADFIAPRETDLPDHIGAFAVTSGIGLKELCDRFKAENDDYNAIMAEAIADRLAEAFAECLHKRVRDEWGYGREENLSPAELIQEKYRGIRPAAGYPACPDHTEKGTLWKLLDVEAKTGMLITESFAMWPGSSVSGLYFAHRESRYFSLGKIDRDQVADYHQRKGMTVAEVERWLGPNLNYDPGV is encoded by the coding sequence TTGAACGGAGCCGTAGTCTCAGTACCGAAGCCGCTCCGTTTGTCGGGATCGCAGCCATTCACGCAACAGGCCGGTGTCTACATCATGATCGGCGAGCGGACCAATGTGGCCGGTTCGCCGAAGTTTGCGCGACTCATCAAAGAGGGCAAGTACGAAGAAGCGGTCAGCGTTGCCCGGCAGCAGGTCGAGAATGGGGCGAATGTTCTCGACATCTGCATGGATGAGGGCATGATCGACGGCGTTACCGCGATGACGCGCTTCTTGCAGTTGCTGGCCAGCGAGCCTGAGGTCGCCAAAGTTCCCTTCATGGTGGATTCTTCGAAGTGGGAGGTCATCAAGGCAGGGCTCAAGTGTCTGCAAGGTAAAGGCATCGTAAACTCGATCTCTCTCAAGGAAGGCGAGGAGAAGTTTCGCCACAATGCCGCGACGGTGCTGAAGTATGGCGCGGCGGCGGTGGTGATGGCCTTCGACGAGCAGGGCCAGGCGGCGACGTACGAGGACAAGATCCGCATCTGCAAACGAGCCTACGAAATTCTGCTTGAGGTTGGATTTCCGCCGGAAGACATCATCTTCGATCCGAATATCCTCACCGTTGCCACCGGTATGGAGGAGCACAACAACTACGCGGTCGACTTTATCAACGCTACTCGCTGGATCAAGGCGAATCTGCCCCATGCGAAGGTTTCGGGTGGCGTCTCGAATATCTCGTTCAGCTTTCGCGGGAATAACAAGGTCCGCGAGGCGATGCACTCCGCGTTTCTGTATCATGCCATCGCGGCCGGCATGGATATGGGCATCGTGAATGCCGGGATGCTCGAAGTGTATGAGGAGATCGAGCCTGAACTGAAGGTGCTGGTCGAAGACGTGCTGCTGAACCGCCGTCCTGACGCGACGGAGCGGCTGGTAGAGTTCGGCGAATCATTGAAGCACGTCGGCGCTGTTGCGAGTGAAAAGAAGGCCGAAGAATGGCGCGGCGGCACGGTGGAGGAGCGTCTTTCGCATGCGCTGGTCAAGGGGATCGACGCGTACATCGAGATCGACACTGAGGAAGCACGCGCCAAGCTGGGCCGCCCGCTGCTGGTGATTGAAGGCCCGCTGATGGACGGCATGAGCGTGGTGGGGGATCTCTTCGGAGCGGGAAAGATGTTCCTGCCGCAGGTGGTCAAATCCGCGCGCGTGATGAAGAAGGCCGTGGCATACCTGACGCCGTTCATGGAGGCCGAAAAGCTGGAGATGGAAGCGGCTGGTCACGTGGTTAAGGCGCAGGGAAAGATTGTGCTGGCGACGGTAAAGGGCGATGTGCATGACATCGGCAAGAACATCGTTGGCGTCGTGCTGGCATGCAATAACTATGAGGTCATCGACATGGGGGTGATGGTCCCATGCGAGAAGATATTGGAACGCGCTAAAGCCGAGAAAGCGGACCTGATCGGCCTGAGCGGGCTGATTACGCCATCTCTGGACGAGATGGTGCATGTGGCCAAGGAGATGGAGCGCCAGGGATTCAAGTTGCCGCTGCTCATCGGCGGCGCGACAACCAGCCGGGCGCACACCGCCGTGAAGATTGCGCCACACTACAGCGAACCGGTGATCCATGTGCTGGATGCCAGCCGTGCGGTGCCGGTGACGACCAGCTTACTGAGCGAGGATGGCAAGGCCGCGTTCGTAGCGGAGCATCGTGCAGGCTACGAAGCGCTGCGCAAGGCTCACGCCTCGCCGCGCCCGAAGCTCGTCTCCCTTGAGACCGCGCGAGCACGCAGGACGCCAATCGAGTGGCGCGTGGAAGACCTCCCCGTGCCTGAGTTTACCGGTGTGCGCGTGCTCGACAACTTTCCTCTGGCAACGCTGCGCGAATACATCGACTGGACGCCGTTCTTCCACACCTGGGGGCTGAAGGGCGTTTACCCGCGCATTCTCGACCACGAGGAGCAAGGCGCGCAGGCGCGACAGATCTTCACCGAAGGCAACGCGCTCCTGGATCGCATCGTGAAGGAGCAGTTGATCGTGGCGCGCGGCGTCTATGGCCTCTTTCCGGCGAGTGCAGTTGGCGACGATGTGGAAGTCTACACCGATGGCACCCGCACAAAGACGTTGACGCGATTTCACTTTCTGCGCCAGCAGAACGATCGAGAAGGTGGTGAGCCCTGCCGTTCGCTGGCCGACTTCATCGCGCCCAGGGAGACCGATCTACCCGATCACATTGGAGCGTTCGCAGTTACAAGCGGCATCGGACTCAAGGAGTTGTGCGACCGATTCAAAGCCGAGAACGACGACTACAACGCGATCATGGCGGAAGCCATCGCCGACCGTCTGGCGGAAGCCTTTGCCGAATGTCTGCACAAGCGGGTGCGGGATGAATGGGGTTACGGCCGCGAAGAGAACCTTAGCCCTGCGGAGCTGATTCAGGAGAAGTATCGGGGCATCAGACCGGCCGCAGGCTATCCGGCATGCCCGGACCACACCGAGAAGGGGACGCTCTGGAAGTTACTCGACGTCGAGGCGAAGACCGGGATGCTGATTACGGAGTCCTTCGCGATGTGGCCCGGTTCGAGCGTCAGCGGACTCTATTTCGCGCATCGGGAGTCGCGATATTTCTCGCTTGGCAAGATAGATCGGGACCAGGTGGCCGACTATCACCAGCGCAAGGGAATGACCGTGGCGGAAGTCGAACGATGGCTCGGACCCAACCTGAACTACGACCCCGGAGTTTAA
- a CDS encoding GNAT family N-acetyltransferase: protein MNTQTGLKDPSGLAASASPLWEVSVSGATSGVGIASAPEFSVPLLAPPCPAFPRVHAEVGRYRLRLAQSIEDRDAACRLRFKVFNIELGKGLDASYETGLDTDQFDLFCEHLLVEDKVDRRIVGTYRMQSGITAEQNLGYYSQQEFGFAPYEAMRGEILELGRASIDREHRTPEVLTLLWRGIAQYATDMQLRYLIGCSSLNSVDPREGWQMYRQLTNYRAAAELQTLPAEGFICPGEHEDSESGSAKESDLTPASEPAKVPKLLKTYLAIGARICSAPAWDREFGTIDFLTLLDLRTISSSARNRFLAPLAE, encoded by the coding sequence GTGAACACTCAGACAGGGTTGAAAGATCCTTCCGGGCTGGCGGCTTCTGCTTCGCCCCTGTGGGAGGTTTCCGTCTCCGGTGCCACTTCCGGAGTTGGTATCGCGTCCGCGCCGGAATTCTCGGTTCCACTGCTCGCTCCGCCCTGTCCCGCGTTTCCTCGTGTTCATGCCGAGGTGGGACGGTACAGGCTGCGTCTGGCGCAGTCGATAGAGGATCGGGACGCGGCATGTCGGTTGCGCTTCAAGGTCTTCAATATCGAACTGGGCAAGGGACTCGACGCCTCGTATGAAACTGGGCTGGACACGGACCAGTTTGACCTTTTTTGTGAACATCTCCTGGTCGAGGACAAAGTCGACCGCAGGATCGTCGGCACCTACCGCATGCAGTCGGGCATTACGGCGGAGCAGAATCTCGGCTATTACTCGCAGCAGGAGTTCGGGTTTGCGCCGTATGAGGCGATGCGCGGGGAGATTCTGGAACTGGGGCGGGCGTCGATTGATCGCGAACACCGGACGCCGGAAGTATTAACGCTTCTGTGGCGCGGTATTGCGCAGTATGCTACGGACATGCAGTTGCGCTATCTGATCGGATGCTCGTCTTTGAACTCGGTGGACCCGCGCGAGGGCTGGCAGATGTATCGCCAGTTGACCAACTACCGCGCGGCAGCAGAGTTGCAGACGCTGCCCGCCGAGGGATTTATCTGCCCGGGCGAGCATGAAGATTCGGAGTCTGGTTCTGCGAAAGAATCAGATCTGACGCCAGCGTCCGAGCCAGCCAAGGTCCCGAAGCTTTTGAAGACCTATCTTGCTATCGGGGCGCGCATCTGCAGTGCGCCCGCCTGGGATCGGGAGTTTGGGACCATCGACTTCCTGACATTGTTGGATCTGCGCACGATTTCGTCGTCTGCGCGGAACCGGTTCCTGGCGCCGCTAGCGGAGTGA
- a CDS encoding chitobiase/beta-hexosaminidase C-terminal domain-containing protein: protein MGGLSLFLTALIWAGGSGSGGLDGSNSTGPVTPAQAQVATPAITTKAAQAGAQIVSLASTTPGATIHYTVDGGAPTPSSTVYEAPFLVASNLTLNAYATLTGDKPSAVATKVFAPDIASGTLVWSDEFTNATGSNQQPDPAVWTYDTGNSGFGNHELENYCAWGSTAAPCDPANPNAYVGTDGYLHVVARQPAPGVFTSARMKTQGLFSLQYGRLEAKIWVPEGQGYWPAFWTLGNNIATVDWPACGEMDIMERVNAALTPDWNEGSVHGTGFTGDVGLGTLYHFPAGQTAAGWHTYGMIWKPGSVAYYIDDPASPYVTYTNPASLSRLSGAVWPFDSGDSAFLLVNLAVGGDWPKNPNASTTFPASLLVDYVRFYTN from the coding sequence TTGGGTGGACTTTCTCTTTTCCTGACTGCATTGATTTGGGCAGGCGGAAGCGGATCGGGTGGTTTGGATGGTTCGAACTCGACCGGGCCGGTAACTCCGGCGCAGGCTCAGGTAGCGACTCCGGCGATTACGACGAAGGCCGCGCAGGCGGGCGCGCAGATCGTTTCCCTGGCCAGTACTACGCCGGGTGCGACGATCCATTACACGGTGGATGGCGGCGCGCCAACTCCGTCTTCTACGGTATACGAGGCTCCGTTTCTGGTGGCTTCGAATCTGACGCTCAACGCCTATGCGACGCTTACGGGAGACAAGCCCAGCGCGGTCGCGACGAAGGTTTTTGCGCCTGACATTGCTTCGGGAACACTGGTGTGGAGCGATGAGTTCACGAATGCAACGGGCTCGAATCAGCAGCCGGACCCGGCGGTCTGGACGTATGACACAGGGAACAGCGGATTCGGCAACCACGAGTTGGAGAACTACTGTGCATGGGGCTCGACCGCTGCGCCCTGTGATCCGGCGAATCCGAACGCGTACGTGGGCACGGACGGATATCTGCATGTTGTGGCGCGGCAGCCTGCGCCGGGTGTTTTCACTTCGGCGCGGATGAAGACGCAGGGATTGTTCAGCCTGCAGTATGGGCGGCTGGAAGCGAAGATCTGGGTCCCCGAGGGGCAGGGATACTGGCCGGCGTTCTGGACGCTTGGCAATAACATCGCCACGGTGGACTGGCCTGCCTGCGGCGAGATGGACATCATGGAGCGGGTCAACGCTGCGTTGACGCCGGATTGGAACGAGGGCTCCGTGCACGGGACAGGCTTTACCGGGGATGTGGGACTTGGCACGTTGTATCACTTTCCGGCGGGACAGACGGCGGCGGGCTGGCACACATACGGCATGATCTGGAAGCCCGGTTCAGTGGCGTATTACATCGATGATCCGGCCAGCCCGTATGTGACCTACACGAATCCAGCGAGTTTGAGTCGCTTGAGCGGGGCAGTTTGGCCGTTTGATTCGGGCGATAGCGCCTTCCTGCTTGTGAATCTGGCCGTGGGTGGAGACTGGCCGAAAAATCCAAATGCTTCGACTACTTTTCCTGCTTCGCTGCTGGTGGATTATGTGCGGTTCTACACGAACTGA
- a CDS encoding lysophospholipid acyltransferase family protein yields MSWRAARRGFLLVASLLFCALRFQGTSLVAFLRGRRVTAQQRAEWMHFCGRLVLAAMGIHYRVEGDMAAGSTLIVANHLSYLDIVIASVALPCAFVAKEEIGSWPFFGPLSKMGGAIFVDRSSRASAWDAADEMVLRLAECVPVVLFPEGTSTDGSEVIRFHSTLFAPAVEGRVRVTPAAIFYERSGAGTERDLCWFGDESFLPHLLRVLEVDDFMAVIRFGAPEIFPDRGAAAWRSHNAVEAMRSEEKSPTELPCV; encoded by the coding sequence GTGAGCTGGCGGGCCGCCCGGCGCGGCTTTCTACTGGTCGCATCTCTTCTCTTCTGTGCCCTGCGGTTTCAGGGTACGAGCCTCGTTGCCTTCCTTCGGGGCAGGCGGGTGACTGCGCAACAACGCGCGGAGTGGATGCATTTCTGTGGTCGCCTGGTGCTGGCGGCGATGGGAATTCATTATCGGGTGGAGGGCGATATGGCCGCCGGAAGCACGCTCATCGTTGCCAACCACCTGAGCTATCTGGATATTGTGATTGCGAGCGTCGCGCTCCCGTGCGCCTTTGTAGCCAAGGAAGAGATCGGCAGCTGGCCGTTTTTTGGACCGCTGTCGAAGATGGGCGGGGCGATTTTTGTCGATCGCAGCAGCCGGGCCAGCGCGTGGGACGCGGCGGACGAGATGGTGCTTCGGCTGGCCGAGTGTGTGCCGGTGGTGCTGTTTCCGGAGGGAACGAGCACGGATGGGAGCGAGGTAATCCGATTTCACTCAACGCTGTTTGCCCCGGCAGTGGAGGGTCGGGTGCGGGTGACGCCCGCTGCGATCTTCTACGAGCGGAGCGGCGCGGGAACGGAGCGCGATCTCTGCTGGTTTGGGGACGAATCGTTTCTTCCTCATCTGCTGCGCGTGCTGGAAGTGGATGATTTTATGGCGGTAATCCGGTTTGGCGCGCCGGAGATCTTTCCGGATCGGGGCGCGGCGGCATGGCGAAGCCATAATGCGGTCGAGGCAATGCGCAGCGAGGAAAAGTCCCCGACTGAACTTCCCTGTGTTTAG